AAGTGATCATCAGCCTGGAGAATGTGGATCACGGGCGCCTGATCAATGTGCTCGAGATCGCCACGTCCACCGACGCGGTCGTGAAGATCACCTCGCCGCTGTATGATGTGGTGCCGGCGCGCCTGTTCATCGAGAAGTATGGCAACCTGCCGGTGGTCGGCGTGTCGCAATTCAGCCCGAGCCCGTTCATGGAAGGCTACAAGCGTGTGTTCGATTCGCTTCTCGCGGCGCTGGGGCTGATGTTGCTGGCACCGCTCTTCGCCTCGATCGCGCTGATGGTCAAGTTGGGATCCGATGGCCCGGTGTTCTTTGCCCAGACCCGGATCGGGAAGGGTGGCCGTCCGTTCAAGTTCTACAAATTCCGGTCCATGACGGTGGGCAGTGACAAGGACAAGGACCGGGAGCAGACCGTTGTACAGTTCATGCAAACCAAATCCAAGAATACACCAACCGAACAGGCTTCTACCAAGATCGTGAACGAGTCGCGCGTGACGCCCATCGGGCGGTTCCTCCGCAAGACCAGCCTTGATGAACTCCCCCAGCTCTTTAATGTGCTGAAGGGTGACATGAGCCTGGTCGGTCCGCGCCCCTGCCTCCCGTTTGAGTGGGATCACTATGAGGACTGGCACAAGCGCCGCCTCAGCGTGATGCCCGGCTGCACGGGGATGTGGCAGGTCGCAGGCCGGAGTGTCGTAGGGTTCGAGGATATGGTCGTCCTGGACCTCTACTACATCCAGAATGCGTCCGTGTTGCTCGATTTCGGTCTCCTGCTCAAAACGCTTCCCGTGATGCTCTTCGGCTCCGGGGCCAAATAAGGAACATCTCTGATGAAGATCGGTGTCGTCGGTTTCGGGTACTGGGGACCGAACCTGGTCCGTAATTTCCAGGCAACGCCCTCAGTGGAGGGAGTCGTCTGCTTTGACGCCTCTGAAAAACGCCTTGCCATCGCGAAGCAGAAGTTCCCGTCGCTGGAAACGGCAAAGACGTATGAGGAGCTCCTTGCACGGAAGGATGTTGCCGCGGTCGCGATCGCAACACCGGTGTCCACGCACTTTCCCCTCGCCCTGCAGGCCCTGAATGCCGGCAAGCATGTGCTCCTCGAAAAGCCGATGGCGGAGAGCGCGGCGCACTGCAAAGAACTCATCGAGGTGGCCGACAAGAACAAGCTGACCCTCATGGTCGACCATACCTTTGTGTATACCGGCGCGGTCCGCAAGATCAAAGAGCTGGTGGACAACGGGCGCCTGGGCGAGATCATGTATTTCGACTCCGTGCGCGTGAACCTCGGCCTCTTCCAGCACGATACGAACGTGGTGTGGGACCTTGCACCACACGATCTGTCCATCATGGATTACATCATCGGCCAGGAGCCGGTGAGCGTCGCCGCGATCGGGTCGAAGCACTTCAGCGACAAGGAAGACATCGCCTACATCACCGTGAAGTATGCCAACCAGCTCATCGCCCATTTCCATGTGAACTGGATGTCCCCGGTGAAGGTCCGCAAGATCCTCATCGGCGGCAGCAAGCTGATGGTCGTGTACGACGACATGGAGCCCAGCGAGAAGATCCGGGTGTATGACAAGGGTGTGGACATCAAGGAACGGGAATCCATCTACAAGGTCCTGGTCGAATACCGCACCGGCGACATGTGGGCGCCGAAGATCGATCTGAACGAGGCGCTGGCCCTGATGGTCGGCGACTTCGTCGAGGCGACCAAGTCCGGCCGCCGGCCGACCGCCGATGGACGTTCGGGCCTGAAGGTCGTGAAGATCCTGGAAGCTGCCGCGGAGTCGCTGAAGCAGAACGGCTCGCTCATCCAGCTCGTTCCCTGAACCCGAGAACCTTTATCACCGGAGAATCAACCATGTCGCTCCAGAAGATCGCGCCCAGTGTGAAGCTGGGAAAAGATACGAAGGTCTATGATTTCGTGAACCTGTATGGCTGTGAGATCGGCGACCGGTCGAAGGTCGGCACGTTCGTGGAGATCCAGAAGGGTGCGAAGATCGGCGCCGATTGCAAGATCTCCTCGCACACGTTCATCTGTGAAGGCGTGACCATCGAGGACGGTGTGTTCGTCGGCCACAATGTTTCGTTCATCAACGACAAGTATCCGCGTTCCGTGAATGCTGACGGGTCGATGCAGACCGAAGCCGACTGGAAGGTGGTGACCACGCTGGTGAAGAAGGGCGCATCGATCGGGACGAGCACGACGGTGTTGTGCGGTGTGACGATCGGCGAAGGCGCCATTGTCGGTGCCGGCAGTGTCGTCACCAAGGACGTTCCGGCGCATACGGTCGTCGCCGGCGTGCCTGCCCGTGTCATCCGTAAGGCCTGAGTTGGCGGTTCACCACCGAAATCATATGAGGGGATACCCTGCATGAAGGTAGCAATCCTTGCGGGCGGCGTTGGCAGCCGCCTCTCCGAAGAAACGGAGATCAAGCCGAAGCCCATGGTGGAGGTCGGCGGACGCCCGATCCTCTGGCACATCCTGAAGCATTATTCACATTATGGCTTCAATGAGTTCGCCATCGCCCTGGGGTACAAGGGCGAGTTCATCAAGAAGTACATGGTGGACTATGCGAACCTCAACAGCAACGCGATGACCGTCCGGATGCAAACGGGAAAGGTCGATATCGACGGCGGTTCGCGGCCGGACTGGACCGTGCACCTGGTGGATACCGGGATCTCCACGCTGACCGGCGGGCGCATCAAGCGCCTGAAGCCGGTGATCGGCAATGAGACGTTCATGCTGACGTGGGGCGACGGCGTGTCGGATGTGAATCTGATCGACCTGCTGAAGTTCCACAAATCCCATGGCAAGCTGGCGACGCTGACGGCCGTGCGGCCTCCCGCCCGCTTCGGGCACATGGTATTCGACGGCGATCAGATCGTGCAGTTCACGGAGAAGCCGCAGACCGGCGAAGGCTGGATCAACGGTGCGTTCTTCGTGCTCGATCCGAAGATCTTCGACTATATCGAAGGCGATGCGACGCAGTGGGAACATGAACCGCTGACGCGTCTCGCGAAAGAAGGACAGTTGATGGCGTACCGTCACTCCGGCTTCTGGCAGTGTATGGACACGTTACGCGACAAGAAACTGCTGGAAGACCTCTGGCAGAATGGCGGTGCACCCTGGAAAGTCTGGAAGGATTGATATGCGCGTTCTCGTCACCGGTCACCTCGGCTATATCGGTACGGTCATGGTTCCCATGCTTCTGCAGGAAGGGTGGGATGTGGTGGGCTTCGATACCGACCTGTTCGAACGCTCGACGTTCGGCGATGGCATCAAGCAGGTACCGAACATCAAGAAGGACATTCGCGATGTCGAAGTCGCCGATGTGAAGGGCTTTGATGCGATCATCCACCTTGCGGGCCTCTCCAACGACCCTCTCGGCGATCTCAATCCGAACCTCACCTATGACATCAATCATGTCGCCTCGGTGCGCCTGGCCGAGTGCGCCAAACAGGCGGGCGTGCGCAAATTCGTCTTCTCCTCCTCCTGCAGCAACTACGGTGCGGGCGGGGAAGATCTCCTCAATGAACACTCTGCGTTCAATCCGGTGACCCCGTACGGTATCTCGAAGGTCCGGGTGGAGCAGGATGTCACCAAGATGGCGGATGGCTCGTTCAGCCCCACGTTCCTCCGGAACGCGACGGCCTTCGGCGTGTCGCCGCGCCTCCGGTTCGACCTCGTGTTGAACAACCTCGTGGCGTGGGCATTCACGACCGGCAAGGTCTTCATCAAGAGCGACGGTACGCCGTGGCGGCCGATCGTGCACATCGCGGACATCTCGCGTGCGTTCATCGCCGTGCTGAAGTCCCCGCTCGAGCTCACCCACAACCAGGCGTTCAATGTCGCCCGGAATGAGGACAACTACCGGATCCGCGAGCTGGCGGATATCGTGAAGGACACGGTCCAGAATACCGTGATCGAGTACGCGAAAGATGCCGGTCCGGACAAGCGGTGCTACCGTGTGGACAGCTCGAAGATCATGAAGACCCTCCCGGCGTTCCAGCCGATATGGGATGCCCGTAAGGGCGCCGCGGAACTCCTCGCAGCATACAAGAAGGTCGGCCTGAAGCTGGACGACTTCGAGGGGACGAAGTACAAACGTATCGATCACATCAAGATGCTCATGAACTCCGGTCTGCTCGGTGCGGACCTTCGCTGGAAATAGCCATCCTGAACAGGACCCCGACTCCATGAAGACGAAGTATCCCCCGTGCCGTTCGTGCGGCAAGAAGAACCTGGAATTGATCGTGTCGTTCGGGCGAACCGCCCTGGCGGACCGCCTGGTGAACCACGATCAGCTGAACCAGCCGGAGATCACCGCGCCGCTCGATCTTGTGTTCTGTCCGACCTGCTCCCTGGTGCAGATCACGGAATCGGTGGACCCCGAGATCCTTTTTGGCCCCGAGTACCCGTACTTCTCGTCCGTCTCACCGTCGCTCCTCGCGCACTTCCGTGAGAGCGCGGAGTATCTGATCGAGAAGCGGAAGCTGGGACCGGAGAACCTTGTGGTGGAAGCCGCCAGCAACGATGGCTACATGCTGCAGAACTTCCTGAAGCGCGGGATCCAGGTGCAGGGGATCGACCCGGCCCAGGCTCCGGCGCGCAAAGCGCAGGAGAACGGCGTCCCCACCCTCATCAA
This genomic window from Ignavibacteriota bacterium contains:
- a CDS encoding sugar transferase; the protein is MVALKKRPAYAYILPTLDWLTIVAALFVAIVMRGRSFAGGFTFIGAPLEGEILFLVGFGAAATLLFQYQSLYKVNVFITVADQTVRILKALLYTILGLALLSFFVRADWILDSRLAMVYFSAISAILLVGGRVIVFRNIYLWLSRRKVFHRNALIVGAGENGKNLAINLFLNDHLGLNLIGFLDDELPLGKVVFNRAKVVGRVSELKDIVKVFEVQEVIISLENVDHGRLINVLEIATSTDAVVKITSPLYDVVPARLFIEKYGNLPVVGVSQFSPSPFMEGYKRVFDSLLAALGLMLLAPLFASIALMVKLGSDGPVFFAQTRIGKGGRPFKFYKFRSMTVGSDKDKDREQTVVQFMQTKSKNTPTEQASTKIVNESRVTPIGRFLRKTSLDELPQLFNVLKGDMSLVGPRPCLPFEWDHYEDWHKRRLSVMPGCTGMWQVAGRSVVGFEDMVVLDLYYIQNASVLLDFGLLLKTLPVMLFGSGAK
- a CDS encoding Gfo/Idh/MocA family oxidoreductase, producing the protein MKIGVVGFGYWGPNLVRNFQATPSVEGVVCFDASEKRLAIAKQKFPSLETAKTYEELLARKDVAAVAIATPVSTHFPLALQALNAGKHVLLEKPMAESAAHCKELIEVADKNKLTLMVDHTFVYTGAVRKIKELVDNGRLGEIMYFDSVRVNLGLFQHDTNVVWDLAPHDLSIMDYIIGQEPVSVAAIGSKHFSDKEDIAYITVKYANQLIAHFHVNWMSPVKVRKILIGGSKLMVVYDDMEPSEKIRVYDKGVDIKERESIYKVLVEYRTGDMWAPKIDLNEALALMVGDFVEATKSGRRPTADGRSGLKVVKILEAAAESLKQNGSLIQLVP
- a CDS encoding N-acetyltransferase is translated as MSLQKIAPSVKLGKDTKVYDFVNLYGCEIGDRSKVGTFVEIQKGAKIGADCKISSHTFICEGVTIEDGVFVGHNVSFINDKYPRSVNADGSMQTEADWKVVTTLVKKGASIGTSTTVLCGVTIGEGAIVGAGSVVTKDVPAHTVVAGVPARVIRKA
- the rfbF gene encoding glucose-1-phosphate cytidylyltransferase, with amino-acid sequence MKVAILAGGVGSRLSEETEIKPKPMVEVGGRPILWHILKHYSHYGFNEFAIALGYKGEFIKKYMVDYANLNSNAMTVRMQTGKVDIDGGSRPDWTVHLVDTGISTLTGGRIKRLKPVIGNETFMLTWGDGVSDVNLIDLLKFHKSHGKLATLTAVRPPARFGHMVFDGDQIVQFTEKPQTGEGWINGAFFVLDPKIFDYIEGDATQWEHEPLTRLAKEGQLMAYRHSGFWQCMDTLRDKKLLEDLWQNGGAPWKVWKD
- a CDS encoding SDR family oxidoreductase; this encodes MRVLVTGHLGYIGTVMVPMLLQEGWDVVGFDTDLFERSTFGDGIKQVPNIKKDIRDVEVADVKGFDAIIHLAGLSNDPLGDLNPNLTYDINHVASVRLAECAKQAGVRKFVFSSSCSNYGAGGEDLLNEHSAFNPVTPYGISKVRVEQDVTKMADGSFSPTFLRNATAFGVSPRLRFDLVLNNLVAWAFTTGKVFIKSDGTPWRPIVHIADISRAFIAVLKSPLELTHNQAFNVARNEDNYRIRELADIVKDTVQNTVIEYAKDAGPDKRCYRVDSSKIMKTLPAFQPIWDARKGAAELLAAYKKVGLKLDDFEGTKYKRIDHIKMLMNSGLLGADLRWK